In a single window of the Candidatus Celerinatantimonas neptuna genome:
- the rfaH gene encoding Transcription antitermination protein RfaH, giving the protein MGNSSFWHLVYCKAKNEQRAEAHFANQGIVSFFPVFSCERVVRGKRTMVTEPVFPNYLFVDKPEHVNYTTIRSTRGVSDFVRMGQKPVTVPSELVYQLMARSDTPEMNAKASRNFPKLPEFGDKVVIQDGPYRGLDAIYQKADGMERSILLIKLIQQDVQVCLDNRELQL; this is encoded by the coding sequence ATGGGTAATTCGTCATTCTGGCATCTTGTTTATTGTAAGGCAAAAAATGAACAACGTGCGGAAGCACATTTTGCAAATCAAGGGATTGTCAGTTTTTTCCCTGTGTTTTCTTGTGAACGGGTTGTCCGGGGGAAAAGGACTATGGTTACAGAACCAGTGTTTCCTAATTACCTCTTTGTGGATAAGCCAGAGCATGTGAATTATACGACGATTCGATCTACCCGAGGGGTTTCGGATTTTGTTCGGATGGGGCAAAAGCCTGTTACGGTCCCATCTGAGCTTGTCTACCAGTTGATGGCTCGATCTGATACACCAGAAATGAATGCCAAAGCATCTAGGAATTTTCCTAAATTGCCAGAGTTTGGCGATAAAGTAGTGATTCAAGATGGTCCATATCGGGGACTAGATGCAATTTATCAGAAAGCTGATGGAATGGAACGCTCCATCTTGTTGATTAAATTGATTCAGCAGGATGTCCAGGTTTGTCTGGATAATCGGGAATTACAATTGTAG
- the rssB_1 gene encoding Regulator of RpoS, with amino-acid sequence MSNKQLLHDISVLIIDGDLVSGRRMEMVLSRHGASVRLVADGYQMVDACSHYKPDVIFIELHHIGQNGFELIEQLSNGPWACIAMSSRSDLDDIRKSLRFGACDFLLKPINDFDLLVDVILTNLQQLPQVEEDFQRAQLQEHFEFLKCNDLAASQLLAQMLPESGLKVGNYFCMYQLKGNTILPLVDVLDEFHTVVAIIDFGLLGNEVSVAAVILHSLLQEAWSLYRNEGDLLAIQPALMMQQLNEMVIAADLRHPIGMVYTVISPTTIKAVNAGILDLHSQFKHTEFGLGLVNEARYSAQKMEMDDRGFHLSMSNQSGDRLTLKLSPLNDY; translated from the coding sequence ATGAGTAACAAGCAATTATTACATGATATTTCAGTTTTGATTATTGATGGTGATCTCGTTAGTGGGCGACGTATGGAAATGGTTTTAAGCCGCCATGGGGCCTCGGTTAGACTGGTTGCTGATGGTTATCAAATGGTTGATGCATGTAGCCACTATAAGCCAGATGTGATCTTTATAGAATTACATCATATCGGTCAAAATGGATTTGAGTTGATTGAACAACTCTCCAATGGACCGTGGGCGTGTATTGCTATGTCATCGCGTAGTGATTTAGACGATATTAGGAAATCACTACGCTTTGGTGCTTGTGATTTTTTACTTAAGCCGATTAATGATTTTGATTTGCTGGTTGATGTTATATTGACAAATTTGCAGCAGTTGCCCCAAGTTGAAGAAGATTTTCAGCGTGCTCAGTTACAGGAACATTTTGAATTTTTAAAATGTAATGATTTAGCTGCTAGTCAGTTATTAGCTCAAATGCTTCCTGAGTCGGGACTTAAGGTTGGTAATTATTTTTGTATGTATCAATTAAAAGGGAATACGATCCTTCCTTTAGTGGATGTTTTGGATGAGTTTCATACAGTGGTTGCTATTATCGATTTTGGCCTGTTAGGGAATGAAGTTTCTGTTGCTGCAGTTATTTTGCATTCATTATTGCAAGAAGCCTGGAGTTTATATCGTAACGAAGGCGATCTATTAGCTATTCAACCAGCTCTTATGATGCAGCAACTAAATGAAATGGTGATTGCAGCAGACCTTCGTCATCCTATTGGGATGGTTTATACGGTGATTAGCCCGACAACGATAAAAGCAGTCAATGCGGGAATTTTAGATTTGCATTCACAGTTCAAGCATACAGAGTTTGGGTTAGGGTTAGTGAATGAAGCTCGCTATTCAGCACAGAAAATGGAGATGGATGATCGAGGCTTTCATCTATCGATGTCAAATCAAAGTGGAGATCGTTTAACTTTAAAGCTGTCTCCTTTAAATGACTATTGA
- the soj_1 gene encoding Sporulation initiation inhibitor protein Soj has translation MIVWTVANQKGGVGKTTTVVTLAGLLAQSGKRVLLLDTDPHASLTSYLGYDSDEQQHSLYELFQRRESRTPEQVRQTIIHTEHENLHLIAASMALATLDKSLGQSEGMGLILRRILAHVEDEYDYAIIDCPPVLGVMMVNALAASQRVLVPVQTEFLALKGLERMIRTFQIMQRSCPNPIKYTIIPTMFDKRTRASLTALKELQENYHDNVWNSVIPIDTKFRDASVRRMPPSIYMKKCRGVFAYETLLRYLQRLAKEDE, from the coding sequence GTGATTGTATGGACTGTTGCTAATCAAAAAGGCGGGGTTGGGAAGACCACAACAGTGGTAACATTGGCTGGGCTTCTTGCGCAAAGTGGCAAAAGAGTTTTACTACTCGATACCGATCCCCATGCTTCTTTAACTAGTTATTTGGGGTATGATTCAGATGAGCAACAACATAGTCTGTATGAACTTTTTCAGCGAAGGGAAAGCAGAACACCTGAACAGGTTCGACAAACGATTATTCATACTGAGCATGAGAATCTTCATTTGATTGCAGCAAGTATGGCATTAGCGACTTTGGATAAATCGCTTGGACAAAGTGAAGGCATGGGGCTTATTTTACGTCGAATTCTTGCCCATGTTGAAGATGAATATGATTATGCCATTATTGATTGCCCTCCTGTATTGGGAGTTATGATGGTCAATGCATTGGCTGCAAGTCAGCGTGTATTGGTCCCTGTTCAGACAGAGTTCCTTGCGTTAAAAGGCTTAGAAAGGATGATCCGGACATTTCAAATTATGCAGCGTTCCTGTCCAAATCCTATTAAATATACCATTATTCCGACAATGTTTGATAAGAGAACTCGTGCATCATTAACAGCTCTGAAGGAATTACAAGAAAATTATCATGATAATGTCTGGAATTCAGTCATTCCGATTGATACCAAATTTCGTGATGCCAGTGTCCGTCGTATGCCTCCATCAATTTATATGAAAAAGTGTCGTGGAGTTTTTGCTTATGAAACATTACTTCGCTATTTGCAGCGTTTAGCGAAGGAGGATGAATGA
- the cheW_1 gene encoding Chemotaxis protein CheW produces MSEQRNVAENIAGDEVLQWVTFQLENETYGINVMQVQEVLRYSEIAPVPGAPDYVLGIINLRGNVVTVIDTRSRFGLSSAEVTDNSRIVIIEAEKQVIGILVDSVAEVVYLRGSEIDTAPNVGTEESAKFIQGVSNRDGQLLILVDLNKLLSDEEWDELSSL; encoded by the coding sequence ATGAGCGAACAAAGAAACGTTGCCGAAAACATTGCGGGTGATGAAGTATTGCAGTGGGTAACATTTCAGCTAGAAAATGAAACCTATGGTATCAACGTGATGCAGGTGCAAGAAGTTTTACGTTATAGTGAGATTGCACCTGTTCCCGGCGCACCTGATTATGTGCTCGGTATTATTAATTTACGGGGTAATGTTGTCACTGTTATTGATACTCGCTCTCGCTTTGGGCTTTCTTCTGCTGAAGTGACAGATAACTCACGAATAGTCATTATTGAAGCAGAGAAACAGGTTATCGGAATCCTGGTTGATAGTGTTGCTGAAGTTGTTTATTTGCGTGGTAGTGAGATTGATACAGCTCCTAACGTTGGAACAGAGGAAAGCGCAAAATTTATTCAAGGCGTTAGTAATCGTGATGGCCAGTTACTAATTCTGGTCGATCTTAACAAACTGCTCTCTGATGAAGAGTGGGATGAATTGAGTTCATTGTAG